One Actinospica robiniae DSM 44927 genomic region harbors:
- a CDS encoding CPBP family intramembrane glutamic endopeptidase: MEIEERIPESAENPAPAAPVRPEPRRIGVPRALGEILAVYVPSFGLGVFTALVLLHNPSLGNNDQVSGWLPALEEILQYVMQASVTIFGVAFFCVQRGVTLPMLFGKPSRQPEPRLPAGWPAYDGVAQPTQPQPQWGAPPGPEPTRPTQHPQWGHAPQDVQHAPADARPEPTQPMIAEPPTTPVPGWGAWGSEPTQQQAPPPGNGYGFDGQAPMFFPGFPQPPADRGRGWQFARAYFISMAGVLGFLISVVIYTSLTRQQTGAPDQGNSPWLVLVGLVVALSAGFGEEMLITGLVTNALEKAGMTGNRAWVIYLVAICLRIPFHLYYGWASLGVIIFTCVNIYVYRRWRLLWPIILAHATYDFFEYVGSVVPQAAGGLMILGLGLGTLVMLVVILSIENSDRMARRRYDQFVQGQRLAGNPDFAAG, from the coding sequence GTGGAGATCGAAGAGCGGATACCGGAGAGCGCCGAGAACCCCGCTCCCGCCGCCCCGGTGCGGCCGGAGCCGCGGCGAATCGGAGTGCCCCGGGCGCTCGGGGAGATCCTGGCGGTCTACGTGCCCTCCTTCGGCCTCGGCGTGTTCACCGCGCTGGTGCTGCTGCACAACCCCAGCCTCGGCAACAACGACCAGGTCAGCGGGTGGCTTCCAGCGCTCGAGGAGATACTGCAGTACGTCATGCAGGCGAGCGTGACCATCTTCGGCGTGGCGTTCTTCTGCGTGCAGCGCGGGGTGACCCTGCCGATGCTCTTCGGCAAGCCGAGCCGGCAGCCGGAGCCGAGGCTGCCGGCCGGTTGGCCGGCCTACGACGGCGTGGCCCAGCCGACCCAGCCGCAGCCCCAGTGGGGGGCGCCGCCGGGGCCGGAGCCGACCCGGCCGACGCAGCACCCGCAGTGGGGCCACGCGCCTCAGGACGTCCAGCACGCCCCGGCGGACGCCCGGCCGGAGCCGACCCAGCCCATGATCGCCGAACCGCCCACCACCCCCGTGCCCGGGTGGGGCGCCTGGGGCTCGGAGCCGACCCAGCAGCAGGCGCCGCCGCCCGGGAACGGGTACGGCTTCGACGGCCAGGCGCCGATGTTCTTCCCCGGCTTCCCGCAGCCGCCGGCGGACCGCGGCCGCGGCTGGCAGTTCGCCCGCGCCTACTTCATCTCGATGGCGGGCGTGCTCGGCTTCCTGATCTCGGTCGTCATCTACACGAGCCTGACCCGCCAGCAGACCGGCGCGCCGGACCAGGGCAACAGCCCGTGGCTGGTGCTGGTCGGCCTCGTCGTCGCGCTCTCGGCCGGGTTCGGCGAGGAGATGCTGATCACCGGGCTGGTCACGAACGCGCTGGAGAAGGCCGGCATGACCGGCAACCGCGCCTGGGTGATCTACCTGGTCGCGATCTGCCTTCGCATCCCGTTCCACCTGTACTACGGCTGGGCCTCGCTCGGCGTGATCATCTTCACCTGCGTCAACATCTACGTCTACCGGCGCTGGCGTCTGCTGTGGCCGATCATCCTGGCGCACGCGACCTACGACTTCTTCGAGTACGTGGGCAGCGTCGTGCCGCAGGCGGCCGGCGGCCTGATGATCCTGGGCCTCGGGCTCGGCACGCTGGTCATGCTCGTGGTGATCCTGAGCATCGAGAACTCGGACCGGATGGCCCGGCGCCGCTACGACCAGTTCGTCCAGGGGCAGCGCCTGGCCGGCAACCCGGACTTCGCCGCCGGCTGA
- a CDS encoding TetR family transcriptional regulator: protein MTQVRTVDGRIAGRRGQETRARLLECLAELLAARSYRDVTVIDVARDAGTSPATFYQYFPDIEAAILELAADVVKEAAELKELASERSWAGRAGTVSATELVNGLMDFWQEHDSILRVVDLAAAEGDKRFTKHRMRVLDAVHKALSSAITELQKTGKVEADVPANATAGALVTMLAASAAHPKTFESWSVKDKDLRGALIRLVSWGVTGKKPTP from the coding sequence ATGACACAAGTACGTACCGTCGATGGACGGATAGCCGGCCGGCGTGGCCAGGAGACCCGGGCCCGCCTCCTCGAGTGCCTCGCCGAACTGCTGGCGGCCCGGTCCTACCGGGACGTCACCGTCATCGACGTGGCACGTGACGCCGGGACCTCGCCGGCGACCTTCTACCAGTACTTCCCGGACATCGAGGCGGCCATCCTGGAGCTGGCCGCCGACGTGGTCAAGGAGGCGGCCGAGCTCAAGGAGCTGGCCAGCGAGCGCAGCTGGGCCGGCCGGGCCGGCACCGTCTCGGCCACCGAGCTGGTCAACGGCCTGATGGACTTCTGGCAGGAGCACGACTCGATCCTGCGCGTGGTCGACCTGGCCGCGGCGGAGGGCGACAAGCGCTTCACCAAGCACCGGATGCGCGTGCTCGACGCCGTGCACAAGGCGCTGAGCTCGGCCATCACCGAGCTGCAGAAGACCGGCAAGGTGGAGGCGGACGTCCCGGCCAACGCCACCGCCGGCGCCCTGGTGACCATGCTCGCCGCCTCGGCCGCGCACCCCAAGACCTTCGAGTCCTGGTCGGTGAAGGACAAGGACCTGCGCGGCGCGCTCATCCGCCTGGTGAGCTGGGGCGTGACCGGCAAGAAGCCGACCCCGTAG
- a CDS encoding FdhF/YdeP family oxidoreductase: MSKPPATDPDESELSVTEPKTWAVGAPAVTHALQIAQRQMGARRTALTLLKVNQKDGFDCPGCAWPEGGERSHFEFCENGAKAVAEEATLRRVTPEFFAEHSVAELAERTDYWLGQQGRLTEPMYKEPGATHYRPIDWDEAFRLVAGELEAGTPDEAVFYTSGRTSNEAAFAYQLLVRRLGTNNLPDCSNMCHESSGSALGETLGVGKGSVSLDDLYKADLIIIAGQNPGTNHPRMLTALEKAKKAGASIVAVNPLPEAGLMRFKNPQKAAGVLGSGTPLSDEFLQIRLNGDLALFRALNRLLLEAEDEAPGTVLDHGFIAAHSHGFEEFAKDVRGTSWDDVLTATGLTREQIESVAARVRRSERIIVCWAMGLTQHKNSVPTIREVVNFLLLRGNVGRPGAGVCPVRGHSNVQGDRTMGIYEKPTAAFLDALGREFSFAPPREHGYDTVESIRAMRDGKVRVFMALGGNFVSATPDTAVTEAGLRRCKLTVQVSTKLNRSHAVTGDAALILPCLGRTERDEQAGGEQFVSVEDSMSMVHKSRGRLSPASPHLRSEVSVVAGLGRVLFGDDDQVDWAGLAGDYDLIRNHIERVVPGFADFNRRVREPDGFQLPHGPRDSRTFPTATGKANFTVNDLTVLRVPAGALLLQTVRSHDQYNTTIYGLDDRYRGVHQGRRVVFVHPDDIRELDLQDAQLVDLTSEWSDGVVRRADAFRVVSYPTARGCAAAYFPETNVLVPLDSTAETSNTPTSKSIVVRLEPTRTA; encoded by the coding sequence ATGTCGAAGCCACCCGCCACCGACCCGGACGAGTCCGAACTCAGCGTCACCGAGCCCAAGACCTGGGCCGTCGGCGCACCCGCGGTCACCCACGCCCTGCAGATCGCGCAGCGGCAGATGGGTGCCCGGCGCACCGCGCTGACCTTGCTGAAGGTCAACCAGAAGGACGGCTTCGACTGCCCGGGCTGCGCCTGGCCGGAAGGCGGCGAGCGCAGCCATTTCGAATTCTGCGAGAACGGCGCGAAGGCGGTGGCCGAGGAGGCGACGCTGCGCCGGGTCACCCCGGAGTTCTTCGCCGAGCACTCCGTGGCCGAGCTGGCCGAGCGCACCGACTACTGGCTGGGCCAGCAGGGCCGGCTGACCGAGCCGATGTATAAGGAGCCCGGCGCGACCCACTACCGGCCGATCGACTGGGACGAGGCGTTTCGCCTGGTGGCGGGGGAGCTTGAGGCGGGCACGCCGGACGAGGCGGTGTTCTACACCTCCGGCCGCACCTCCAACGAGGCCGCGTTCGCCTACCAGCTGCTGGTGCGCCGCCTGGGCACCAACAACCTGCCGGACTGCTCCAACATGTGCCACGAGTCGAGCGGTTCGGCGCTCGGCGAGACCCTCGGCGTCGGCAAGGGCTCAGTCTCCCTCGACGACCTCTACAAGGCCGATCTGATCATCATCGCCGGCCAGAACCCGGGCACCAACCACCCGCGCATGCTCACCGCGCTGGAGAAGGCGAAGAAGGCCGGGGCGTCCATAGTCGCGGTCAACCCGCTGCCCGAGGCCGGCCTGATGCGGTTCAAGAACCCGCAGAAGGCGGCCGGCGTGCTCGGCTCCGGCACACCGCTCTCGGACGAGTTCCTGCAGATACGGCTGAACGGCGACCTCGCCCTGTTCCGCGCGCTGAACCGGCTGCTGCTCGAGGCGGAGGACGAGGCACCGGGCACGGTGCTCGACCACGGGTTCATCGCCGCGCACTCGCACGGGTTCGAGGAGTTCGCCAAGGACGTCCGCGGGACGTCCTGGGACGACGTGCTCACCGCCACCGGCCTGACCCGGGAACAGATCGAGTCCGTGGCCGCGCGGGTGCGCCGGTCGGAGCGGATCATCGTCTGCTGGGCGATGGGCCTGACCCAGCACAAGAACTCGGTGCCCACGATCCGCGAGGTGGTCAACTTCCTGCTGCTGCGCGGGAACGTGGGCCGGCCGGGCGCGGGCGTGTGCCCGGTGCGCGGGCACTCGAACGTGCAGGGCGACCGGACCATGGGCATCTACGAGAAGCCGACCGCGGCTTTCCTGGACGCGCTGGGCCGGGAGTTCTCCTTCGCGCCGCCGCGCGAGCACGGCTACGACACGGTCGAGTCGATCCGGGCGATGCGCGACGGCAAGGTACGGGTGTTCATGGCGTTGGGCGGCAATTTCGTCTCGGCCACGCCGGACACGGCCGTGACCGAGGCGGGCCTGCGCCGGTGCAAGCTCACCGTGCAGGTATCCACCAAGCTCAACCGCTCGCACGCGGTGACCGGCGATGCCGCGCTGATCTTGCCTTGCCTCGGCCGCACCGAGCGGGACGAGCAGGCCGGCGGCGAACAGTTCGTCAGCGTCGAGGACTCGATGTCGATGGTGCACAAGTCGCGGGGCCGGCTCAGCCCGGCCTCCCCGCACCTGCGCAGTGAGGTCTCGGTGGTGGCCGGTCTCGGCCGGGTGCTGTTCGGCGACGACGACCAGGTCGACTGGGCCGGCCTGGCCGGGGACTACGACCTGATCCGCAACCACATCGAGCGCGTCGTACCGGGTTTCGCCGACTTCAACCGGCGGGTGCGCGAACCTGACGGCTTCCAGCTGCCGCACGGTCCGCGCGACTCGCGCACGTTCCCCACCGCGACCGGCAAGGCGAACTTCACCGTCAACGACCTCACGGTGCTGCGGGTCCCGGCCGGCGCCCTGCTGCTGCAGACGGTCCGTTCGCACGACCAGTACAACACCACCATCTACGGCCTCGACGACCGCTATCGCGGTGTGCACCAAGGCCGGCGGGTGGTGTTCGTGCACCCCGATGACATCAGGGAGCTGGATCTCCAGGACGCACAGCTGGTGGATCTGACCTCGGAGTGGTCCGACGGCGTGGTCCGCCGCGCCGACGCCTTCCGGGTCGTCAGCTACCCGACCGCGCGCGGCTGCGCGGCCGCGTACTTCCCGGAGACGAACGTGCTGGTCCCGCTGGACTCCACGGCCGAGACCTCGAACACGCCCACCTCGAAGTCGATCGTGGTGCGACTCGAGCCGACCCGAACGGCGTAG